TCCCATGGatgagctgggccctgggctgAGAGCACAGTGCTCAGGGAGGTCTCTCTTCCCTATGCTAATGGGACTCGACTCCCCCCTCCTGGCCCCAAATCCTACTCACTTCCTGAGAGTCCATGGGAGCTAACTGAAGGGAGGCCAGCTCTGACAGGAGTGTCCACAGGTTGGGAACAGTGGGCTGGGGGAAAACAGTGGCATCAGGTGTGGGATGGAGTGCCCAAGCCCGCTGGAACCCACCCAAGGCCCCCACCCTGAAGCCTCTTTCTCTCAGTCCCTTTCCCCCACCCAGATCTCATCCAGCCGACATCTGGTGCTCTCAGCCACCTATTTCCGAGTTCCCCTCCAACCCCTTGGACCCCAAGAGCAATGCTTGTCACCTCCCAGTGATGGTTCTTGGCAAATCACAAAACACTATGAGGTTGCTCAACCATCTCTCCCAGATCCACCTTCAATTGGGCTCTGCCAAGGCCTTCCTTTGACTGCGAACAATCAGGGCCTCCTATACACTTACCTGGTCAAGCCTCCATCTCAGGGTCCAGACGATGGCACGTCTAATGGAGGCTCCCCAGGCTCAGTGGCACAGAAAGCAGTGGTGCCAGAAGGAATGAGCCCTGTACAGTCATGGATGCCAACCCCACCCTGACCCTCAGTGTCCTCAGGCACCCTCACTGTCTCCCACAGTGGCCTCTCTTACTCTCTCCTTGCTATCACCTCCCTGCTGGACTCTGTAGAGATCCCCTCCTACCAGGGTGGACAAGGTCAGGGAAGCCATCCTCCCCTCACCCCATCATCTCACCTACTTGACTGGGGTTTGTGCAGCCTGGAGGCGTCAGTTGACAGAAATGCTGCTGTCACCAATCGTCAGCCCTAACTGGGAGGCAACCGAGGAGCAGCACTCCCTGTGGTGTGACATTGACCAAGTGGGCTGGCCACCCTGAGTCTCCTGTGTTGTGTGCGAAGTGCAGGCATGAAGTGTGCCTCAGATAACTGAGTGTTCCATAATGTTAAAAGGGTGCTGTCTCCAGCACCCTCTCCCATCACAACCAGAGGAAAGCTCAACCACATTCCTGTGCTCTCTTGAACCCCTGAGGGCTCCCTTGTGAGGAAGGCAGCACAGCGTGGTCTCACAGCATTTGCACATGAGGAACAGAGGCCCCACAGGGCTCTCACTTACCCCTGGTCCTGCTGGGAGTTGGAGGAGTGAATGGCTCTGCCCAGCTTGGTCCGAGCTGAAGTCAACTCAGCACTCAGCACCACTGCCCATGGATTGGTTTTCAGACCCTAATGCTTTGAGACCGACAACCCAGTGTGTGAGTAATGCAGGGAGAAAGTGGAGGTGGCTCTGGAGCTGTGGGTGTCCAGTCCTGCCATCCTGAGCCCACTGGAGTCTCTGACCACCATGGCTCCCCAAGGCCATGCCAGATGCCTGTTCTCACCAAGGAGCCCCTTAGGAAATTCCCTCTGCCCAGAACTGTTTATGTCCACACAGCAATGGACATAAATTCATAAATCCTCCAAACAATTCTCATCCCAAGCTGGTTCATATGTCACCGCCCATGTGGGAACAGAGGAGAATCCTACAGGTGAGAAGGACACTGGCTAAACCTTTCCATTTATTATCTGTTCCTGAAATGGCCTAGCTACTTCTACCATACCCAAGGGCCAGTGCCTCCTGCCATTGAACTGCCCCTGAGCAGTGGCTAGCCAAACAAATACCTCTCCCTCTTAGTCTAGACAAGACCAGCCTGGGATTTTTCAAGGGGTATTCCCACCATGACGCCACCATCTGCCTCCACTTTACCTGGCCTGGCAATTCTTTTTTCTGGGAGGTTTTGCTCATCATTTCCAAATGATCAATGCTGTCCCTTTGGggaggaaaaagaacagaatgttTGGGGGATGGTAAGAATGGGTGTGAGTGCAAATCCATTTGATTTTAGACTTCAGGGATACCAAATGGCCTGGATGAATGGGTTGGAAACTGAGGGGCCATAAACCCTCCATATTATATGGGACCCATTTCCCATGTCAAATGAGATGCCTTcttatctcattttgattttggtTGGGCAAAGCAATGCAGCGCCTTGGAGAAAACCCTCAAAAGGTTCCCCCACGACTTGGCTTTTACTGGACAGGTCAGCCACTTTCTTTGTAGGTAGGACTGCTGAGGTCACAAGGGGACTCAGACCCCCCACCCATGCCATTGTCAGCCACAGGAGGTGCTGCCATCCAGCAGGGCTAAGGTCACTGGCGGGACAATGCCTTGCCCTTGGCAAGATCCTTGGTTCCCCCAGGGGCTGCTGTGGAGAGGGCCAGCCCACCTGGAAGCTTCCTTCCATGTCTGCTTCAGGTGCTGGATGGAGTTGCTCCATAGAGCAGACAGGATGGCATCCAGGGACGTGAAGTTCAGGAGCACTTGGCATTcctggggaaggagaaaggaatgagctgagaagGGGGAATGAGCTGGCATCTCCACTTCTGGATGACCCTGACATGCAGAAACACCCCAAGGGCACAGCCTGTGCCCagcccatgacaaaactcagGGAAGAGATCTCTACCTCCAGCTGAGGAAGAAGTGGTAGGAAGTGAGTGCCCCACTCCTGGGACAGGCAAGGAAAGGACTGTGCCAGGAAACAAGCAGGGATGGGGCCCAGGGAGTGACTTGGACCACAGATTCCAATCCCGAGAGCTGATCAAAGCCAAGAGTGACACCCAGGACCCAGGAGGCTGGGAGGTCCTGCTCACCCACAGCGTACCCTGGCCACCTCTACCCAGTGCTCCAGGATCCTGGCCCTGTCCAAGGCTGTAGTGCTCTGGTCGCCAAGGCAGGTGGTTTTTACACAGTTGGAGACACGGTGCATCTGTGTGATGACAGCGTGGATGGTGGGCGCCAGGTGCTCCTGACCCTTCTCTGAGTGCAGGATTGAGATGGCTTGCACACAATCGAAAGTTACCACCTTCCTGAACAGTTCCTGAGGAGAACAGGAGTGTCACGCTGCCTTGAGCCACCCAAGGCAAAGCCCACCATCCACAGGCCACTGCCCAGTGTTCTAAGCAGCAGCTTTGCAGGTGGACATTATGATTTGGGCCATGAAGGGGCCTCTGGCTTTGGTTCTCTGCTCCTTGAGGGGTGCTCAGCATTTGCAAAACCCAGGACCCTTATGCTGGCTGGGAGAAGAGAGCTACACTTTCCTCAAGTCCTCTCTCACCACCACAAAGGACAGGACAGGGACTCCAACCGCACATACCGAGGAAGCAGCCCAGGGAGCACGTTGTGCTCCTGGCAGTTGCCTGACTCCCCCTAATCTCATTCACATGCATGTCCCCTGCTGCTGCTACATCCCATCCCGGAGCGTAGTGTGGAGCCTGTCCTCATATCCAGGACACATCATGTCTGATGCATGTGGAGGCCATGGAGGCCCCTGGGACAGATGACTGGGCTAGCCCTGGACTCTGCTGCACATCTGATATTCCCCTCTTGCCCGCAACATGCCAGCCTCTGACCAGCTTCCCTTGGTCCTAAGATATTGATTGTCTGCACTTCCGTGCTCTGACATGCATGCTCAGGGCAGTGTCCTGTGATGTCCTCTCCATGTGGGAATATGAGACCTTAGGAATGAAGAACTTGCCCACGTCACCAGGGTGGAAAATGGTGGAGTTGGGATTTGGACCCAGGTCATTGGACCTCAGGTCTGCGAATGGCGTTTCAGGGACTGCAGGTGCCAGAAAAAGTCCATCCCATTCCCCCCTTAGGAGCCCAGTTTCTCACCACATCCATCTGGGTGAGCTGCTCTGCCAGAAGCCTGGGAGGGAATGCCAAGATGGGCGCCTTCTGCTTCCTCAACCCCTACTCTCGGCGCCCACGTGAGGAGCAAGAATGATCTTCTGGTGGAGCGACAGCTGACGCTGACTGCAGCTCAACAGATGGCACTGTAGGTGGTACCTGGTCTGCCTCCTCCTGCTCAGTGGGTGCCTCAGGTGGTGAGGCATCAGGTGCCAGATCAAGAGAAGCCACAGGTTTATGGTCTAAGGGTGGCAACTGAAGTGGCATCAGAGCCACCGCCAGCTCTGCTGGTAAAGCAGGTGATGTCTCCAGCTTTGGCTCCCGATCTGGGGATGATGCAGCCTCTGGATGTGGCCAGGTAGGTGGCATCAGAGGTGTCTCCCTCTCTGGAGCTGGAGTGATGATTGTCGGAGAAGGTGGAAGGAGCTCTGGAGGCCACGGTGGCTCCACGTCGGTAGGTGGCATTGGAGGCACTGCCACGGGTGCCTTTTGCTCTTTAGGTGACAGGATTTCTGCTGCCAACGATGGAACTGACCCTGGAGGGGGCACTACAGTGGTTTGAAACTCTGGGTCTCGCATAAGAGCCCCAAGAAGTGGAAGATGCAATGACAGAACTGGCTTTCTATGGACCTTTCTCGAACCAGAAAAGCCTGTATTGCCTCTACCTGCACCACTTCCCCCAAGGACATCACTCTCAGAAAGTCTTCCAGATTGCAAGTGCTCAGGGGAGGGGGCCAATGCCCCTCTTGACTTCCTGCCCACAGGCAAAAGAGGGATTCTGCCCCTGTGACCCACACCTCCTCCTCTACACCCgacccatccctaccaccatgctcCTCACCCTGTGTCTGTGCCTGTGTCTCACTGGGCCCTGACGGCTCCAGCACAGAGGGGAGGAGCTGAGCCTGCCTCTCCAGGGTAGACCCAGGCAGTGCCATCTGGGCGAAGGCCACCAGCTGTTTGAGACTGGGAAAGTCCGGGAGCTCGCAGAAATCATCAGGAAACTCATAGAGCCAGGTgagcaggaggcaggagaagACGCTGGGGGTGGACGGGGCCGCATAGTGAGGAACGACCGTTCCCGCCACACTACCCTCTGGTGACCACCCTCCCAGGTGTGGGGCTCCTGGGCAAGACCAGCCAGACATTCTATTTTTGTCTGTCTCTGCTGGGCACCCTCCCACTGGAACAGAACTGACATGAGGGGAAGAAGGGGTTGTGTCTGCTCAGTCAATGGCACTGCATTTGTACACAGAAGGAGCTTCATCAACTGCCTGATGAGGGAACAGAGCATGTCCCCTGCCTCAGGTCCCCCTGGGCCATCATGTCACCTCAGTCTGCAGTCATGCCCTGAAGTCATGCCTCCTTCTCTGCCAGCCACGTGAGGGTCTCCTCTTCCCACTGTCACGGTCCCTGAAGGGCACGGGCACAGCCCACTGCAGCCACCTGCAGCCAGGCTCACAGGACTGGGTAGTGAGGTGGGTGTGTGAGCTGCATTCTCCCCACACCTCCTGATCTTTGTCTGTGTGCTGCTGGCGTGGTGGAGGGGCAGCAGAGTTGGATGCGTCTAAAGTCGGCTCTGGGCCCCAGGGAGCACTCTGCACCCAGTGCCCCAGGAAATCTCCCATGGGTCTCTCTGAGTTCTGTCACCCTGCAAGGGATGGAGCCCAGATCTCTGCACTCCCTTGGGAATCATGATATGGGCCCAGGGACCTGCCCAGTCACTCCTGGCACTGGCCCCCATGTCCCATCCTGGGCTGTCAGGAAGGagcccctctctcctcacccggACCTCACTCACTTTTTTAGGCATTCCTGGCCTCCTCCATCCCTGTCACGCAAAGTGCAGCTATCACCATACCTAGAGGGGTTATGGGTGTGTCACATATACCTTCTTGGTTGCGTCCCGACTGATGACGTCTACTACTACTGTGGACCCCCGACTCAGGCAAACACAAGGCCACAAGCACTTTTCAGTTTCCTTCAATGAAGTAGGCTAAGTGCCTTTCAAATTGCTTGTCCTTAGATTATTCTCCATAGATCTTAGAGGAAGATATATGAATGATCCCTGAGCTACATCTTCCCAGATAACTGGTGAGGCCTGGTGCACCTCTGCCAGCCCCTAGCATTCCGGACTCAGGCTACACTGAGGACCAAATGCACTGAGATGCAATCTCAAACCTCCTTCAAATGGGAATACAGGACTCCAAAGATCACTTTGGAGCAGAGCCTCTTGACGTGGAAAGGAAATTTCTAGATGTTGAGAAGCCCTCCCCACCGAGCTTCCTTTCCAGAGAGCCTGGCATGGGGAAGCACTTTCCAAGGTCTGCATCATGCAATTCTGACTCTGACCTCAGCAGGTTGGTCCTGCTATGACCCCACTAGCAAAAGCAGGAAACGGAGGCAAGACGCTGCAATGACCTCCTTCAGATATTCAGCTCATACAATCCAGAGCTCTTGTGAGATTGAGGATGAACATGTGCTCACCTTTTGGACACTCGGTCCAGGACCCGTTGGGTGGAAAGGAAGGGCCGGTAATGGAACACGAGGAGGGATACGCCCGCCTGGTTGCCCTCCTCGACAGCTGCCACCATGCGCTCCAGGAAATTCTCCCATGCTCCCACCTTGCCAGTGTACTGCTCCAGGTCACTCTGGACTGGTGACACGTTTGCATCCTGAGACTGGAAGAGCAGTAGCAGGTGGTTAACCAAGGAACTGGGAAACCAGGAGAGGTGTAGGGCTCAGAGGTGAATGCAGACCTGCCTTTTCGTGGACCCCTGACTTGGTACAAGAAGTAGGGCAGAAATTCATCTAGCAGAAAAAGGTCCCACactccaaataaaaattctggtgAAAGAATTATGAAGTCATGAAGACATTGTCATCATTCAGGGGGCTGAGTAACAGTGGAAGCTGTGCAGCAGTGCGTGGAAAATGCTTTATTCCCGTGAATCCTCACCAACCACCCCCTTCATGAGATAAGGAAACTTCAAGGGAGGACTCAACTTTTTGCAGGATGGAAGCCATAGCCATTCACACTGGACATTTATGATCTTCCCTCGATCCTCTGGCAGAGGCTCTGCTCCAGACATGGAGGGGAAGGGTCTGCTCCCCTCTCATTCTTCCCCACTTTAGAGGTAGTGCATGGAGAAGACTGAGATGGTGAAACACCTTTGTTTTCATACCAACAGCCATATTTGAATGTCTTTTGTCTTAAAGGGAGTTCTGAGAACACAGGTATGACCAAAAAATGCCCATGAGCTTTCCCAAACTGGCCGTGGATGAACCCGTTCCTCATTCCTCCTCACACTGAAAGCAGGACTGATATGGGGCTGCAGAGGCAGGATGACAATGCTGGTATTTCTTGAATTGTCTGACCTTGGACCACTTTGACTTACCTTCGGGAACTCCCTGACCAACTGACAGCGGCGGCGAGGTGGAGGGTTCAGCCAACGCCTGCATCTATTGATAAATGTCTCCTTCCTAGCTTTTCTCATGCCAGAAATTTGTGCTCTACAAATGCAACACGAGAACATGTTGATCTGTCGACTGTCTCTGGCTAAATGAGCCTGGTGGTGGGCTGTTGTGGAATCTAGGTGCCTAGTTACCAGGATTCTATGTTCCACTGGACTGCAGCTCAAGGGAAGTGAGGTCATCTCCTTAGGCCGCTTAACTGAAACTTCTCAACCGTTAGGTCCTCCATGAAAGCCCCTCTTGACTCCTCACTGCTCATCCTCCTTAAACATGCTACCCTGCTCATTGGACCAAGTTTCCTCAACACATCACTCCCCACAGCTACCATGCAACCACGGTGATCCCTGCTCAGGCAAAAGCCAAGTGCCAGGAGGACCCAGGTGGGAGAAAGACCCCCATAGACTGTGACTTGAACAGAAGTCTCAGCAAAGAACAAACCCAAATGGTTGCCTGATGTGGATGGGAATCCAATTTGCACTGGACATCTGGAAATCAAATCACTAAAGGGATTCCATTAGCCCCCCTGACACCAGTCTGGCCAAAGAACGCATGTTCACAGCTGGACCAGGAGAAAACAGGGAAGCAGCCATGGTAAGAGACTGTTGAACACTTATGGAGGTTCCATGGCTCCAGCTATTAGTTTTCCCTGTATGTGTGTGACATACCCATTCGAGTACAGGGGTTCTCACCagaggggtgggatggggtcCCAGTCCATTAGGAAGCACAGAAGAGGCTTCTGGCTGCACAACTTAAATGGACCTAGCAAGGAATCCCTTCAAGCAGCAGGGATAGACCCTATCTTCAAGGCAGCTTCACTTCTGGAATAGAATGCAGAGACACAGGCCACAGTCCCTGCACTGGAAGGTCAAGGGGATGTATTATGGGAGTGCACAATTTCCACCAGAACTGTTGTCATAGCATCAACCTGTCTGAGTCCAAATCACCCTTGAGAGCATGAAGATGGTTAAGGCACAGAGAAGGTGTGCAAGTCCCATCCAATTGACTGCTCGAGAGCAAGCAGGTTACCACCAGTAAcaagagaaaaatcaaacaaatgtgAAGTAGCTCACTGTCTTATTAGAAGTAAAAATAACTATCTTCACCCATTCTCAGATGTTATAACAAAAGATTGAAAAATGACCTTCCACAAGGCCAAGTGCAGGCCTGCACAGGTTGCTGGTATGGGTGAGGGGTGGAGACCCACATGGCTTTGGCAGGGAGACATTGTGCCAATCAGATGGCAAATCTGTGGGTTGGCACACAAGGGAAGACACCACAGTTGGATCAGCGCCTTCTGGCCTGTCCCAGCTGCCTCAGGACTCAGAGTTGGAGAAACCACCACACTGTACTCACTTGATCACACTGCTGTCCCAGGTTAAGGGGCCTCCTGGCCAACACCGCAGGGGGGCACCCCAGCCATCCCTGCCACCCTGATCAGGTGGACAGGTGTCTGCACACTTGCCCAGCCCACATTGATAGGAGATGGCAACTCTTGGGCCCAGGATTAACATGTTGCATGGGGATTACCTCACCATCACCACTTGCCTTCCCAACAGCCATCTATGACTTCAGATGTGACCAAAAAATGCCCATGAGCTTTCCCAACCTGGCCGTGGGTGAACCCGTTCCTCATTCCTCCTCACACTGAAAGCAGGACTGATATGGGGCTGCAGAGGCAGGATGACAATGCTGGTATTTCCTGAATTGTCTGACCTTGGGCCACTTTGACTTACCTTCAGGAACTCCCTAACCAACTGACAGCAGCGGCGAGGTGGAGGGTTCAGCCAACACCTGCATCTATTGAAAAATGTCTCCTTTCTAGCTTTTCTCATGCCAGAAACTTGTGCTCTACAAATGCAACATGAGGACATGTTGCTCTGTCGATCATCTTTGGCTAAATGAGCCTGGTGGTGGGCTGTTGTGGAATCTAGGTGCCTGGTTACCAGGGTTCTATGTTCCACTGGACTGCAGCTCAAGGGAAGTGAGGTCATCTCCTTAGGCCACTTAACTGAAACTTCTCAACCATTAGGTCCTCTTGACTTCTCACTGCTCATCCTCCTTAAACATGCTATCCTGCTCATTGGACCAAGTTTCCTCAACACATCACTCCCCACAGCTACCTGGGGGGCCTGGGTGCAGACTTGGCCCCGACCATGAGGAGGGAGGACTCAATTCTAACACAGATGAACTTTCTTAGAAATCTTGTGACCATGGTGTAGTCATTGTTACTCTCATCTCAGAGTCTCCCCGGTTTCCACACCTACATGACAGGGTCATTCTCCCATCTACTTTCTGGGTCAACATGTGGATGTGAGATAATCAGTGTGAAAGCCATGGCTGGTTTTCGAGTAGCTGACATGCAAACAGACATGACAGCATTACAAGAAGTAACACTCTTTTGGGTTGGCTGTGGCTTTGTGATCCGTGGAAAGTTAGATtcctgttttgtctcatttctgggTCAGCACCATGAAGAAGTTGAAATTAATAGGATGGCTCTGTGGCATGACATCTTCCAATGGTTTCACATTATAATCAGAATCAGACACAGGTGAGAAAAATGGCTTAGCCTGTtgacagctgtgctggtttgaaaggatgcatgtcccctagaaaagccatgttttaatcaaaatcccatttcataaagctagaataatctctatttgatactgtatgtttgaaactgtaatcagatcatttctctggagatgtgatttaatcaagagtggttgctgagctgggttaggtgatggcatgtctccacccatttgagtggatattgattagtttctggagttgtatacaagaggaaacatttttgagaatgggagattcagagagatcagaacagaatgacatagccacgagaagctgagtccaccagccagcgacctttggagatgaagaaggaaaatgcctcccgggaagcttcatgaaacagggagcctggagaagaagctaacaaactagaactaCAGCCTAGGTCAAGGTGAAGCTGAAGTATGAGCTTTGTAGAAGAGTCCACGAAGATATTCTCTAGGCACAGCCTGAAAGACAAGTCAAACAAGGATAGATGGTTTAGGGGAGGGTGTGTCTTTCAGATGGACAAACTCTTGTCCTTCTCCCAAAGTGTAAAAGGTTCCAGTGACACTGGCTATGGAGGAAGCATGGTAGCAAGCATGTTATGAGAAGAACTCAAAGAAGGTGGTGTGCGGGTGTCAGGATGTATCATACAGGAAGAGAAAAGGTTGAACAACAGGACACCATCCAGGTGGTCCCATGACAGCCTCAGCAAATCAGACCTGTAGAAACTCTAGAGAGCACATGTCCACCTCACTGAAGCCCAGATTCTTGACATTCACCGATGGGAGAGCAGGCATTCCTCCATGCCCTCATTTTGTACAATGCATGTAATTTGTTGGTCATTTGCCTTCTTCCTATATGGGAAGGCTAACTGGAATGCCCAGAGTTGACTACTTGTCAAAACTGCTGCTCAGGAAACATCCTGAGACAAACATCATGGCTCTAAATTCACTTAATCCTGACACCTGGGCTACAATGGCTGAATTGAGCTGTCTGACGTTCAACAGCTCAGAGGAGATTTTGGGAATCAtacctgtgcaggtttgaaatgatgcatgtcctccagaaaagccatgttttcatcaaaatcccatttcataaaggcagaataatccctattcaatactgtatgttttaaattgttatcagatcatctccgtggtgatgtgatttaatcatgagtggttgctaatctggattaggtgatggcatatGTCCACACATTTATGTGGGCCCTGaaaaatttctggagtcctataaaacaggaaattttttgtagaatgaaagagattcagagagaacagagaagaatgacatagccacaagaagcagagtctgccagccactcacctttggagatgaagaaggaaaatgtctcccagggagcttcatgaaactggaagccaggagaagaagccagcagatgacactgtgttcaccatgttcccttccaaatgaatgaggaaccctgactgtgttcaccatgtgcccttccacctgagagagaaacactgaacttcattggcctccttgaaccaaggtatctttctctgcatatctttgattggacatttctatagacttgctttcattgggacattgTCTCTGCCTTAGGACTGTTAACTAGTAACGTATGAaagtctcctttttaaaagccattccatttttggcatattgcattccggcagctagcaaactagaactgtaCCCAAATCTCTTTTCTTTCAGTTGTCTCACGTTCATGCAGCCATTCAAACTAAAAACTATGGAATACATTCTGCATGTTCAGCAACATGGAGATGGCCTGGGGCATCATCCATGACTTCTTTGAGCTTGTAGCTTGGAGGCATATCAACATGCTAAATGCTGACCTAGAGATGAGGAGGAAATTTCTGAGGACACAGAAAGGCCTCCTCACCAGAGATTGCAAAAATCCAAGCAGGCTTCCTGAAGGTGATTATAGAAAAGAGGGACTGGGTCTTGTCCAGGGCATGACACAGACATTGAGGGAATACAAAGACTGATAGGTAGGCAGGGTAAGCACATGTGCTCTGCAACAGGCCTTAGAgttcatgtgatgatattagacTGCAAAGGCGGGAAGGGATTCAACTGAACCTGAAGAAACAACATGAAGATTAAGATGCAGTGACCCACTGCCAGGGGGCCTGGCAGAAAGATTTGAGGAGTAATTTTGCATGACATTCATTAAAGTGGTACCTCCCAAGAGAGGAAAGCTTTGGGTACTACAAAACATTGACCTGCCCTATTTAGATTGTCACCTGTGTTTTATGAGCTTCTGCCCTTCTCCTCCAGGGGAAGGCTGGAGGTCTCCTACCTTACATTCTGCCCCATCCTGTTCCTCCCCTTTGTTGTCTTCTTCATTTCAGACCTCTCAACCCAAGGCAAAACTTTTATGTCTTCCCCATGACAAGAGCAATGTTGAGCTGATAAAAATTGATCGAAGTTGTTG
This genomic stretch from Tamandua tetradactyla isolate mTamTet1 chromosome 12, mTamTet1.pri, whole genome shotgun sequence harbors:
- the LOC143651327 gene encoding ral guanine nucleotide dissociation stimulator-like; its protein translation is MDVELFRKVVTFDCVQAISILHSEKGQEHLAPTIHAVITQMHRVSNCVKTTCLGDQSTTALDRARILEHWVEVARECQVLLNFTSLDAILSALWSNSIQHLKQTWKEASRDSIDHLEMMSKTSQKKELPGQVKWRQMVASWWEYPLKNPRLLGLTIGDSSISVN